AGACCAACGCTTGCTTTTCCGTTTTCGAATTGTGCTACATATTTCAAGCGAGAATCTTTGGCTAACGCTTCATCATAGATTTTCTCAAAATGTGAAGCATGTTTAATTAAAGAAGCAAAAAAGTCTTCGTTATTTGTTGTTGCCAAACAATCTGCAGGAAGGAATGATTCGTTTGCAATCGCGTCAATATCCATTTCATAACCGCTTTCGCGAATAAGAATTAGAATTTTACGCGCAACGTCGATTCCGCTTAAGTCAATTTTTGGATCTGGTTCTGTAAATCCCTGAACTCCGGCTTCTTTTACAACATCGTGAAAAGAATTGTTCTTGTCGAAATTGTTGAAAATGAAGTTCAAACTTCCTGATAAAACTGCCTGAATTTTATGCACTTTATCGCCCGAAGCAATTAAGTTTTTTACAGTATCAATAATTGGTAATCCCGCACCAACATTCGTTTCAAACAAAAACGGAGCGTTATATTGACGTGATAAACTTTTTAATTTTTTGTAATTATCGTAAGCAGATGAACAAGCAATTTTATTACAAGTTACAACCGCAATACTTTCTTTTAGGAACTTCTCATACATTTCAGAAACACTTGCATTTGCTGTAATATCAACGAAAATACTGTTACGTAAATTCAGTTCTTTCGCTCGAGCGATAAATTCTGTTGGAATAGCTTCTTCTCCTTTTTCTAAAGTTGCCTGCCAGTCTTTTAAAGAAATTCCGTCTTCGTCAAAAAGCATTTTTCTTGAGTTTGATAAAGCAATTACGCGAACATTTATCTTTAGATTATCTTTTAAGAATTTTCTTTGATTGTGAATTTGCTCGATGAATTTTTCACCTACATTTCCAACTCCCATTACAAAAAGATTCAGCTGTTTTGTGTTTTCTTCAAAGAAGTTTTCGTGCAAAGTATTCAATGCTTTTTTAACGTCTCTTTCGTTGATTACAGTCGAGATATTACGCTCAGAAGCACCTTGGGCAATGGCACGAATGTTTACGTTGTTTTTCCCTAAAGTACTGAACATTCTTCCGCTTAAACCTTGGTGATTTTTCATGTTTTCACCAACCAAAGCAATAATGCAAAGATCTTTTTCTACGATTGCAGGATCAATTTTGTTTTGTAAAATCTCAACTTCAAAAGCTCTGTTAATCGCTGCTTCGGCATTTTCAGCATCCGAATTTAAAATACCGATACAAATCGAATGTTCAGAAGAAGCCTGAGTGATAAAAATAACATTGATTTTTTCCTGAGATAATACTTCGAATAAACGTTTTGATGAACCCGAAACTCCAATCATTCCCGGACCTTCAAGAGTTACTAACGAAATATGATCGATATGACTGATTCCTTTTACAACAGTATCTTTTGATGAAACCTGATTTGAAATTAAAGTTCCTATAGCTTCCGGCTCAAAAGTATTTTTGATTAAAATTGGAATATTTTTTCTTAAAACAGGCTGAATTGTTGGTGGATACAACACTTTTGCACCAAAATGCGATAATTCCATCGCTTCTTGATAAGAAATGTTTGAAATTGGTTGCGCTTGTTTTACGATTTTTGGATTTGCAGTAAACATTCCGTTTACATCAGTCCAAATTTCCAGTTGAGATGCATTAAGTGCTCCGGCAATAATTGCGGCAGTATAATCAGAACCTCCACGACCTAAAGTTGTAGTGATTCCGTCAAGAGTTTGCGAGATAAATCCAGGCAAAATATTGATTTGAGTGTGATTTCCGCCAAAATATTCCTGAATTAATTGGTTTGAAACTTCAAAGTTTACAACCGCTTTACTAAAGTTATTATCGGTTTTAATCAGTTCACGGCTGTCTTTGTAAACGACATCTTTGTCAATTTGCTGATATGCCTGAGCGATGATGTAAGACGATAACAATTCTCCAAAACTCAAAATTGTGTCAGCAGTTCTTGGAGATAATTCGCCTAATAAAAAACATCCATCCAGTAAAGTTTCTAAATGATTGATGATTCTTTTTACGTGACTTAATAAACTGCTTTGCTCGCTTACCGGAATTAATTCTTTTAAGGTATCAAGATGTTTTTTCTCAATTTCGACAACGATATCTCTAAAAGTTTCGTCGTTTGCAGCCGCTTTTGACGCTGCTAATTGCAGTAAATCAGTGACTTTGCTTAATGCCGAAACTACAATTGCCAGTTTGTCTTGTTTAGAATTTTGTTTTATTATTTCGAGAACTAATTTTATATTTTGAGCATTGGCAACCGAAGTTCCGCCAAATTTTAATACTTTCATTTTGATGTTTTTTAGTAAGGTGCAAAGATTTTGAGTAACAAAGGTTCAAAGGTTATCAACTGTGAACTGAAACTGAAAACTCCGACTATTTTTTTTTGTTGTAAATGTTTTTTATGTACCCATCGTCTTTCTTC
This genomic window from Flavobacterium sp. 9 contains:
- the thrA gene encoding bifunctional aspartate kinase/homoserine dehydrogenase I translates to MKVLKFGGTSVANAQNIKLVLEIIKQNSKQDKLAIVVSALSKVTDLLQLAASKAAANDETFRDIVVEIEKKHLDTLKELIPVSEQSSLLSHVKRIINHLETLLDGCFLLGELSPRTADTILSFGELLSSYIIAQAYQQIDKDVVYKDSRELIKTDNNFSKAVVNFEVSNQLIQEYFGGNHTQINILPGFISQTLDGITTTLGRGGSDYTAAIIAGALNASQLEIWTDVNGMFTANPKIVKQAQPISNISYQEAMELSHFGAKVLYPPTIQPVLRKNIPILIKNTFEPEAIGTLISNQVSSKDTVVKGISHIDHISLVTLEGPGMIGVSGSSKRLFEVLSQEKINVIFITQASSEHSICIGILNSDAENAEAAINRAFEVEILQNKIDPAIVEKDLCIIALVGENMKNHQGLSGRMFSTLGKNNVNIRAIAQGASERNISTVINERDVKKALNTLHENFFEENTKQLNLFVMGVGNVGEKFIEQIHNQRKFLKDNLKINVRVIALSNSRKMLFDEDGISLKDWQATLEKGEEAIPTEFIARAKELNLRNSIFVDITANASVSEMYEKFLKESIAVVTCNKIACSSAYDNYKKLKSLSRQYNAPFLFETNVGAGLPIIDTVKNLIASGDKVHKIQAVLSGSLNFIFNNFDKNNSFHDVVKEAGVQGFTEPDPKIDLSGIDVARKILILIRESGYEMDIDAIANESFLPADCLATTNNEDFFASLIKHASHFEKIYDEALAKDSRLKYVAQFENGKASVGLQFIPKDHPFYNLEGKDNIVLFYTDRYVDQPLLIKGAGAGAAVTASGIFADVIRIGNI